The Bradyrhizobium sp. CCBAU 051011 DNA segment CGCCAATAATCAGGGTGACGTTCCGCGCGTTGGAGGCGTCGACCGAGCGCGGGGCCTGTGCGGGGGCTTCGGCGGCGGAGCTGGGGGCGCCTGGCAATTCGGGACGTCCCTGGATGAGTTCTCCCAGGATGACCCGAACCTCCTCTTCGACGGAGCGGCCATTCCCGGCCGATCGGAGTCGCAAATAGGCTTTGACGGCTTCGTCGAGTTTTCGGATGGTCAGGCTGGCCATCGGGGGGCTCCGGCGGAGATATGCAGGCAATGCTAGCACATGATGCTATCATTGCAATCACAACTGCCGGACGGCGATCAGAATCCCGATAAAGGTCGCTGCGATGATCCAGAGCGCCACCGTCCGCCAGCGGCTCTTGCGGCCCTCGGCGCGGCCCAGGGCGGCGATCGTCTCTGGCGACAGCGTCAAGCCCTCGCGGGTCATCTTCTCCATGTTCTCGATCACGGCAACCGCCCGGGAGGCGATCGCAGGCAGGCTCGCCGCCACGCGGCCAAGCTCGCCCGCGCCGGACATCGCGCCTTGAACCCGGCCCAGCGGACCGAGATTGCGCTCGATCCATTCGCGCACCACGGGATCGGCGACCTTCCAGATATCCAGTTTGGGATCGAAGCCGCGCGCGACCCCTTCGACCACCACCATGGTCTTTTGCAACAGGATCAGCTCGGGCCGGGTCTGCATGTCGAACAGGCCGGTGACTTCGAGGAGAAGCGTCAACAGCTTCGCCATCGAGATTTCTTCGGCGGTGCGATTGTGGATCGGCTCGCCGATGGCGCGGATCGCCTGCGCGAAATTCTCCACCGAGTGATGGCCCGGCACGTAGCCGGCCTCGAAATGCACTTCCGCGACGCGGCGATAGTCGCGCGTGATGAAGCCGAGCAGGATCTCGGCGAGGAAGCGCCGCTCCTTCAGCCCGAGCCGGCCCATGATGCCGAAATCGACGGCGACCAGCCGGCCGGCATCGTCGAGAAACAGATTGCCGGGATGCATGTCGGCATGAAAGAAGCCGTCGCGCAGCGCGTGACGCAGAAAACTCTGGATCACCTTGCGGCCGAGATCGGGCAAATCGACCTGCGATGCTTCGAGGCGCGCGTGATCATTCAGCGCGATGCCGTCGATCCACTCCATCGTCAGCACGTTGTGGGTGGTGCGGTCCCAGTCGACGGTCGGCACGCGGAAATCCGGATCGTCGCGCGTGTTCTCCGCCATCTCGGATAGCGCGGCTGCCTCAAGTCGCAAATCCATCTCCATCGCGACCGAGCGCGACA contains these protein-coding regions:
- the ubiB gene encoding 2-polyprenylphenol 6-hydroxylase, producing the protein MISAAPHIARLVRAAYVFAREGVFGVVDPSLVPPPGQLALRLARLIERPGTKVGPRLSRALTRLGPAYLKLGQFLATRPDVVGVAMARDLESLQDRLPPFAQVEAEAVIAASLERPVAQAFVSLGPSVAAASIAQVHRGEVERNGVRRAVAVKVLRPNVASRFHRDLADFFFVARNAEAHSAEARRLRLIEVINTMSRSVAMEMDLRLEAAALSEMAENTRDDPDFRVPTVDWDRTTHNVLTMEWIDGIALNDHARLEASQVDLPDLGRKVIQSFLRHALRDGFFHADMHPGNLFLDDAGRLVAVDFGIMGRLGLKERRFLAEILLGFITRDYRRVAEVHFEAGYVPGHHSVENFAQAIRAIGEPIHNRTAEEISMAKLLTLLLEVTGLFDMQTRPELILLQKTMVVVEGVARGFDPKLDIWKVADPVVREWIERNLGPLGRVQGAMSGAGELGRVAASLPAIASRAVAVIENMEKMTREGLTLSPETIAALGRAEGRKSRWRTVALWIIAATFIGILIAVRQL